In Vigna unguiculata cultivar IT97K-499-35 chromosome 3, ASM411807v1, whole genome shotgun sequence, a single genomic region encodes these proteins:
- the LOC114178987 gene encoding aluminum-activated malate transporter 9-like: MAPKLVKSGSFRHGLTEKKERLLSGKSSSDISQIGIGMVMQQEEQSRILKWWNKVKRVTRKAWEMGRSDPRKIIFSAKTGLALTLLSLLIFLREPFKDMSLYCVWAILTVVVVFEFSIGATLSKSLNGGFGALLAGALSLGMAELSTLAGKWEELIIIIFIFIVGFSATYTKLYPSFKPYEYGFRVFLITYCFITVSGYQTGEFVDTAINRFVLIALGAAVSLGVNICIYPIWAGEDLHNLVIKNFRDLATSLEGVVNNYLHCVEYKKVPSKILTYQAAEDPIYNGYRSVVESTSKEDALMNFAVWEPPHGHYKMRKYPWKNYVKLSGALRHCAFMVMAMHGCILSEIQAPAEKRQVFRSELRRVGCEGAKVLRELGNKVQKMEKLDREDLLDEVHDAAEELQQKIDKKSYLLVNSETWEIGNRPIEDEESEQEGKFLEHKSRSEAVLDLRTVEVPHSWDGNLTLGNNPATNASQNMSRKQISWSAHVYHHKSNAEVKEGQQQLKTFESASALSLTTFSSLLIEFVARLQNLVESFEELSETANFADPLEQQEPLKSHGFWTRLFNCSKSKD; the protein is encoded by the exons ATGGCTCCGAAATTGGTGAAATCGGGGTCGTTCCGTCACGGTTTGACGGAGAAGAAGGAGAGGCTTCTCTCGGGGAAGAGTAGCAGTGACATTTCTCAGATAGGGATTGGCATGGTGATGCAACAGGAAGAGCAATCGAGGATTTTGAAGTGGTGGAACAAGGTTAAGCGTGTAACTCGGAAAGCATGGGAAATGGGTCGCTCTGATCCAAGAAAGATAATCTTTTCTGCAAAAACGGGTCTTGCTTTGACCCTTCTTTCACTTTTGATTTTCCTCAGAGAACCCTTCAAGGACATGAGTCTTTACTGTGTCTGGGCCATTCTCACTGTTGTCGTAGTCTTCGAATTCAGCATAG GGGCAACTCTGAGCAAGAGCTTGAATGGTGGATTTGGGGCCTTGTTGGCTGGAGCACTTTCTCTGGGAATGGCTGAGTTATCAACATTGGCTGGAAAATGGGAGGagcttataattattatattcatCTTCATTGTAG GATTTTCTGCCACATACACAAAACTATACccttctttcaagccttatgaATACGGGTTCCGCGTGTTCTTGATCACGTACTGTTTCATTACTGTATCCGGGTATCAGACAGGGGAATTTGTTGATACTGCTATAAATAGATTTGTCCTCATTGCACTCGGTGCTGCTGTCTCTTTGGGAGTAAATATCTGTATATATCCGATCTGGGCTGGAGAGGATCTGCATAATCTTGTCATAAAAAATTTCAGGGATCTTGCAACATCTTTGGAAG GTGTTGTCAATAACTACCTTCATTGTGTTGAATACAAGAAGGTGCCATCGAAAATTCTTACTTACCAAGCTGCTGAAGATCCAATTTACAATGGGTACAGATCGGTTGTTGAATCGACAAGTAAAGAAGATGCATTG ATGAATTTTGCTGTGTGGGAACCACCACACGGTCATTACAAAATGCGTAAATATCCATGGAAGAATTACGTGAAATTAAGCGGGGCTCTGAGGCATTGCGCATTTATGGTCATGGCTATGCATGGATGCATACTTTCTGAAATTCAG GCCCCAGCTGAGAAGAGACAGGTTTTTCGTAGTGAGCTTCGAAGGGTAGGTTGTGAAGGGGCGAAAGTGTTACGTGAACTTGGAAACAAAGTTCAAAAGATGGAGAAACTAGACCGGGAAGACTTGCTGGATGAAGTGCACGACGCAGCAGAGGAACTGCAACAGAAGATTGATAAAAAATCATACCTTCTTGTGAATTCAGAGACCTGGGAAATTGGAAACCGACCAATTGAGGACGAGGAAAGTGAACAAGAAGGAAAATTTCTTGAGCACAAATCTCGTAGTGAAGCAGTGCTTGACCTGAGAACAGTTGAAGTTCCACATTCTTGGGATGGAAATTTAACTCTGGGCAATAACCCTGCAACTAATGCCTCTCAAAACATGTCCAGAAAACAGATATCTTGGTCTGCTCATGTTTATCATCATAAGTCAAATGCGGAGGTCAAAGAGGGTCAACAACAACTGAAAACTTTCGAAAGTGCTAGTGCCCTATCTCTGACAACATTTTCATCGCTTCTGATTGAGTTTGTGGCAAGGCTTCAAAACCTGGTGGAGTCATTTGAAGAGCTAAGTGAAACAGCAAACTTTGCTGACCCTCTTGAGCAACAAGAGCCATTAAAATCTCATGGGTTTTGGACCAGGTTGTTTAACTGCTCAAAATCTAAGGATTGA
- the LOC114178986 gene encoding aluminum-activated malate transporter 9-like isoform X2 produces MAPRLVKSGSFRHGLAEKKERLLSEKSFGNISQMGIGVAMMQEEEQSWMVKRWNTAKQVAEKAWEMGRSDPRKIVFSAKMGLALTLISFLIYLKEPFKDLIRYSVWAILTVVVVFEFSIGLALAMAELSKLAEDWQRLMIIVNIFTVGFCATYAKIYPTLKPYEYGFRVFLITYCFITVSGYRTGEFLNTAINRFLLIALGASVSLGVNICIYPIWAGEDLHNLVTKNFIGVATSLEGVVNHYLQCVEYKKVPSKILIYQASDDPVYSGYRSAVESKSKEDALMGFAVWEPPHGRYNMFRYPWKNYVKVSGALRHCAFTVMAMHGCILSEIQAPAEKRLVFRSEVQRVGCEGARVLRELGSKVKKMEKLGPGDLLFEVHVAAEQLQRKIDQKSYLLVNSESWEIGNRPIEDEESDPQQEGKFLEHKSRSEAVLDLRMVEVPHSWEGNVTLADNPPTDASPNMFRKELSWPDQIYQKSNPVAKEGQESKTYESATSLSLATFISLLIEFVARLQNLVDSFEELGETANFFDPLDQRPPVVASPGFWSRLRNCLTFEN; encoded by the exons ATGGCTCCGAGATTGGTGAAATCGGGATCGTTTCGTCACGGTTTGGCGGAGAAGAAGGAGAGGCTTCTGTCGGAGAAGAGTTTTGGTAATATTTCACAGATGGGGATTGGCGTGGCAATGATGCAAGAGGAAGAACAGTCGTGGATGGTGAAGCGGTGGAACACGGCTAAGCAAGTGGCTGAGAAGGCATGGGAGATGGGTCGCTCTGATCCCAGAAAGATTGTTTTCTCTGCAAAAATGGGTCTTGCTCTGACCCTTATTTCGTTTTTGATTTACCTCAAAGAACCCTTCAAGGATTTGATTCGCTACTCCGTCTGGGCTATTCTAACTGTCGTCGTAGTCTTTGAATTCAGCATAG GACTTGCTCTGGCGATGGCAGAGTTATCAAAATTGGCCGAAGACTGGCAGCGGCTTATGATTATTGTAAACATCTTCACTGTGG GATTCTGTGCCACCTATGCAAAAATATACCCTACTTTGAAGCCTTATGAATATGGGTTCCGCGTGTTCTTGATCACGTATTGTTTCATTACTGTTTCTGGATATCGAACAGGGGAGTTTCTAAATACAGCTATAAACAGATTTTTACTTATTGCACTTGGGGCTTCTGTTTCTTTGGGAGTAAATATCTGCATATACCCTATCTGGGCTGGTGAGGATCTGCATAATCTTGTCACCAAAAACTTCATCGGTGTTGCAACATCTTTGGAAG GCGTTGTCAACCACTACCTTCAGTGTGTTGAATATAAAAAGGTGCCATCTAAAATTCTTATTTACCAAGCTTCTGATGACCCAGTTTACAGTGGCTACAGATCGGCCGTTGAATCTAAAAGTAAAGAAGATGCATTG ATGGGATTTGCTGTGTGGGAACCACCACATGGTCGTTACAACATGTTCAGATATCCATGGAAGAATTATGTGAAAGTAAGCGGGGCTCTGAGGCATTGCGCATTTACGGTCATGGCTATGCATGGATGCATACTTTCTGAAATTCAG GCCCCAGCTGAGAAGAGACTAGTTTTCCGTAGTGAGGTTCAAAGGGTGGGTTGTGAAGGGGCAAGAGTGTTGCGTGAGCTTGGAAGCAAGGTTAAAAAGATGGAGAAACTAGGTCCTGGAGACTTGCTGTTTGAAGTGCACGTAGCAGCAGAGCAATTGCAACGGAAAATTGATCAAAAATCATACCTTCTTGTGAATTCAGAGAGCTGGGAAATTGGAAACCGCCCAATTGAGGATGAGGAGAGTGATCCTCAACAAGAAGGAAAGTTTCTTGAGCACAAGTCTCGTAGTGAAGCAGTACTTGATCTTAGAATGGTTGAAGTTCCACATTCTTGGGAAGGAAACGTAACTTTAGCCGATAACCCTCCAACTGATGCCTCTCCAAACATGTTCAGGAAAGAATTATCTTGGCCCGATCAGATTTACCAGAAATCAAATCCAGTGGCCAAAGAGGGTCAAGAATCAAAAACCTACGAGAGTGCTACTTCACTGTCTCTAGCAACATTTATCTCGCTTCTGATTGAATTTGTGGCAAGGCTTCAAAACCTGGTAGATTCATTCGAGGAATTAGGTGAAACAGCAAACTTTTTTGACCCACTCGACCAACGACCACCGGTGGTAGCATCACCTGGTTTTTGGAGCAGGTTGCGCAACTGCTTGACATTCGAGAACTGA
- the LOC114178986 gene encoding aluminum-activated malate transporter 9-like isoform X1, translating into MAPRLVKSGSFRHGLAEKKERLLSEKSFGNISQMGIGVAMMQEEEQSWMVKRWNTAKQVAEKAWEMGRSDPRKIVFSAKMGLALTLISFLIYLKEPFKDLIRYSVWAILTVVVVFEFSIGATLSKGFNRGLGTFSAAGLALAMAELSKLAEDWQRLMIIVNIFTVGFCATYAKIYPTLKPYEYGFRVFLITYCFITVSGYRTGEFLNTAINRFLLIALGASVSLGVNICIYPIWAGEDLHNLVTKNFIGVATSLEGVVNHYLQCVEYKKVPSKILIYQASDDPVYSGYRSAVESKSKEDALMGFAVWEPPHGRYNMFRYPWKNYVKVSGALRHCAFTVMAMHGCILSEIQAPAEKRLVFRSEVQRVGCEGARVLRELGSKVKKMEKLGPGDLLFEVHVAAEQLQRKIDQKSYLLVNSESWEIGNRPIEDEESDPQQEGKFLEHKSRSEAVLDLRMVEVPHSWEGNVTLADNPPTDASPNMFRKELSWPDQIYQKSNPVAKEGQESKTYESATSLSLATFISLLIEFVARLQNLVDSFEELGETANFFDPLDQRPPVVASPGFWSRLRNCLTFEN; encoded by the exons ATGGCTCCGAGATTGGTGAAATCGGGATCGTTTCGTCACGGTTTGGCGGAGAAGAAGGAGAGGCTTCTGTCGGAGAAGAGTTTTGGTAATATTTCACAGATGGGGATTGGCGTGGCAATGATGCAAGAGGAAGAACAGTCGTGGATGGTGAAGCGGTGGAACACGGCTAAGCAAGTGGCTGAGAAGGCATGGGAGATGGGTCGCTCTGATCCCAGAAAGATTGTTTTCTCTGCAAAAATGGGTCTTGCTCTGACCCTTATTTCGTTTTTGATTTACCTCAAAGAACCCTTCAAGGATTTGATTCGCTACTCCGTCTGGGCTATTCTAACTGTCGTCGTAGTCTTTGAATTCAGCATAG GGGCAACTCTGAGCAAAGGGTTTAACAGAGGATTGGGAACTTTTTCGGCTGCAGGACTTGCTCTGGCGATGGCAGAGTTATCAAAATTGGCCGAAGACTGGCAGCGGCTTATGATTATTGTAAACATCTTCACTGTGG GATTCTGTGCCACCTATGCAAAAATATACCCTACTTTGAAGCCTTATGAATATGGGTTCCGCGTGTTCTTGATCACGTATTGTTTCATTACTGTTTCTGGATATCGAACAGGGGAGTTTCTAAATACAGCTATAAACAGATTTTTACTTATTGCACTTGGGGCTTCTGTTTCTTTGGGAGTAAATATCTGCATATACCCTATCTGGGCTGGTGAGGATCTGCATAATCTTGTCACCAAAAACTTCATCGGTGTTGCAACATCTTTGGAAG GCGTTGTCAACCACTACCTTCAGTGTGTTGAATATAAAAAGGTGCCATCTAAAATTCTTATTTACCAAGCTTCTGATGACCCAGTTTACAGTGGCTACAGATCGGCCGTTGAATCTAAAAGTAAAGAAGATGCATTG ATGGGATTTGCTGTGTGGGAACCACCACATGGTCGTTACAACATGTTCAGATATCCATGGAAGAATTATGTGAAAGTAAGCGGGGCTCTGAGGCATTGCGCATTTACGGTCATGGCTATGCATGGATGCATACTTTCTGAAATTCAG GCCCCAGCTGAGAAGAGACTAGTTTTCCGTAGTGAGGTTCAAAGGGTGGGTTGTGAAGGGGCAAGAGTGTTGCGTGAGCTTGGAAGCAAGGTTAAAAAGATGGAGAAACTAGGTCCTGGAGACTTGCTGTTTGAAGTGCACGTAGCAGCAGAGCAATTGCAACGGAAAATTGATCAAAAATCATACCTTCTTGTGAATTCAGAGAGCTGGGAAATTGGAAACCGCCCAATTGAGGATGAGGAGAGTGATCCTCAACAAGAAGGAAAGTTTCTTGAGCACAAGTCTCGTAGTGAAGCAGTACTTGATCTTAGAATGGTTGAAGTTCCACATTCTTGGGAAGGAAACGTAACTTTAGCCGATAACCCTCCAACTGATGCCTCTCCAAACATGTTCAGGAAAGAATTATCTTGGCCCGATCAGATTTACCAGAAATCAAATCCAGTGGCCAAAGAGGGTCAAGAATCAAAAACCTACGAGAGTGCTACTTCACTGTCTCTAGCAACATTTATCTCGCTTCTGATTGAATTTGTGGCAAGGCTTCAAAACCTGGTAGATTCATTCGAGGAATTAGGTGAAACAGCAAACTTTTTTGACCCACTCGACCAACGACCACCGGTGGTAGCATCACCTGGTTTTTGGAGCAGGTTGCGCAACTGCTTGACATTCGAGAACTGA
- the LOC114178988 gene encoding cytochrome P450 CYP736A12-like yields the protein MSASIPLLLLLTFLISSIVSFIFLRRNHTKDDRRNPPGPPPFPVIGNLHMLGKLPHRTLQALAQQYGPIMSLRLGQVPTVVVSSSEAAQHFFKSHDVVFASRPILEASKYFGYGSKGLVFSEYGAYWRHMRKVCTLQLLSASKVESFAPLRKRELELAVKSVEARAARGEVLDLSMVVHDVVEDIVYKMVLGCSKHDEFDLKGLIQTRMNITGAFNLADYVPWLGSLDLQGLNRSFKKISTALDQVLEKIIKEHEQGSNAQNEQHHKDFIDILLSLMYQPIDPHDEQSHVIDQTNIKAILFDMIAGAFETSATVVEWTLSELLRHPRVMKKLQDELDNVVGRNKLVEENDLVKLNYLDIVIKETLRLYPPGPLVPRESTEDATVQGYFLKKKSRIIINLWAMGRDSEVWSDNAEVFYPERFIDNNLDFRGYDFKYTPFGFGRRGCPGINLGLATVKLVVAQLVHCFSWELPGGMAPDELDMNEKFGLTIPRVKHLFAVPRNRFLRESCNEYN from the exons ATGTCTGCTTCGATCCCTCTCCTCCTCCTTTTGACCTTCTTAATATCATCCATTGTCTCCTTCATCTTCCTGCGTCGAAACCACACCAAAGATGACCGGAGAAACCCGCCGGGACCACCACCCTTCCCGGTCATCGGTAACCTCCACATGCTGGGGAAGCTCCCGCACCGCACGCTCCAGGCCCTGGCCCAACAATACGGGCCCATCATGTCCCTGCGCCTGGGTCAGGTCCCAACCGTCGTCGTCTCCTCCTCCGAGGCCGCCCAACACTTCTTCAAATCACACGACGTCGTTTTCGCTAGCCGTCCAATACTCGAAGCGTCCAAGTACTTCGGCTACGGCTCCAAGGGACTAGTGTTCTCGGAGTACGGCGCGTACTGGCGGCACATGAGGAAAGTGTGCACGCTCCAACTTCTGAGCGCGTCGAAGGTGGAGTCCTTCGCGCCGCTGAGGAAGCGGGAGCTGGAGCTGGCAGTGAAGTCGGTGGAGGCGCGCGCCGCAAGAGGGGAGGTCTTGGACCTTAGCATGGTGGTGCACGACGTTGTGGAGGATATCGTGTACAAAATGGTGCTCGGGTGTAGCAAGCACGATGAGTTTGATTTGAAGGGGTTGATTCAGACCAGGATGAACATCACCGGTGCGTTTAATTTAGCGGATTATGTGCCTTGGCTTGGTTCTTTGGATCTTCAG GGATTGAATCGAAGTTTCAAGAAAATTAGTACAGCGCTTGACCAAGTGTTGGAAAAGATAATAAAGGAGCATGAACAGGGTTCAAATGCTCAAAATGAACAGCACCATAAGGACTTCATAGACATATTACTCTCTCTGATGTACCAACCCATCGATCCTCATGATGAACAAAGCCATGTCATTGATCAAACTAACATCAAGGCTATACTGTTTGATATGATTGCTGGGGCATTTGAAACTTCTGCAACTGTGGTGGAGTGGACGCTATCTGAACTCCTGAGGCATCCAAGAGTGATGAAAAAGCTTCAAGATGAGCTAGATAATGTGGTTGGAAGGAACAAATTAGTGGAGGAAAATGATTTGGTGAAGTTAAATTACTTGGATATTGTGATCAAGGAGACATTGAGATTATATCCTCCTGGACCATTAGTTCCTCGAGAGTCAACAGAGGATGCCACTGTTCAGGGTTacttcttaaagaaaaaatcaagaatcataataaacttatggGCCATGGGAAGAGATTCTGAGGTATGGTCTGATAATGCTGAAGTATTTTATCCAGAGAGATTCATCGATAACAATTTAGACTTCAGAGGATATGACTTTAAATATACGCCATTTGGTTTTGGTCGAAGGGGATGCCCAGGAATAAACCTAGGCTTAGCAACAGTTAAACTTGTAGTGGCTCAATTAGTACATTGTTTTAGTTGGGAACTTCCAGGAGGTATGGCCCCAGATGAGTTGGATATGAATGAGAAATTTGGCCTCACGATACCCAGAGTGAAGCACTTGTTTGCTGTACCCAGGAATCGTTTTCTCAGGGAATCTTGTAATGAATACAATTGA